TTCCTGCAACTTGCCACTGGGGGGCAGTATGTCCAGTAGAGTATTATTCATTGCTACAATCGAAATTTGtaataatatacattatttatttttgtgctcattaaaatgtaaccaaaaatctaattaacaaacaaaggcaaatggttttttttaataaacattaataaacatggaggCTCTGttgtctggtggttaaagaaaaggacttgtaaccaggaggttccagtTCAAATCTCGTTTCACTttatctccttgtgctctgtctttccgGTGAGATGTTGTTTTAATGACTCtacagctgacgcatagttcacacatctagagtctctgtaagtcgccttggataaaggcgtccgctaaataaacaaatacgaaTTCCTCGGGaagttatttaaataacatatgaTTCATTTCTAAGGATAAAACAACACAGAGCCTGAAACATTGTGTTCGTTTAACAGCTCTGTGAAAAACGAGAACGAACCCGTAAACCCTGTCTAAAATAAACAGTTGGAAAAGGTTTAGTGAACGACTAACTTCTGTTAATTtaaagcttaaaaaaacaaccattaataaaacattctttaatCCAGATGTTGTTTATACTTTTATGATGGCAGATAGGATTCACTcagaaatacatacaataaagcaGGCTTCACTTACAGCTCTACATGCATCTGGGTAATTAGTGGCCTAATGTAGCCTACAGGCCTGCGTGTGCTCTTGAGATATTTGTGAAGGTGTGTCCTTGGAAATGAAGGAATTCCTGTTGCTCTGAATCAGAGCATTGTCAGCTCCTTTGCCAAATTGGTTTAAGGGAGGATATCTGCTTTCTCCTTGTTTTCTATAAAGGCATGCCATCCTTGGAATGCAACtctcaatgtttttttcttctttctcacAAATATTTCAGTTTCGACTGATTTTTGTAACCCCCCAAGATGCGTGTCATTGGTAGATTTTGTGTAATTAAGAAATTACCATAGATTTCGGCATCGTGATCatgttttatatttgaatgtgCATTTTCTTTCGGGGGGAGGGTTATTAACAAGTAATTACTATTAAGAAAACCTGGTCATTTTTGTAAATGGTTAGTTAATATACAGTGACATATTTCTGCGCTATTAAAAATGAAGCCTATACTGTTGTCTTTAAAAATGCATCCAAATAAATTAAACGAATTTCTCTGATTGTAATAGAGTGCGGCGCAAACAGGTCGCTACACATTAACTAacagaaaacaatacatttttaacgtGTTGGTAAACAGCAGCAGTTATTAACAAAGTGCCCATTAAAATTAAACAAGACCGCAgcatcatttatttgttttagtcaTTGTTCTTCAAGAGACGAAGAATGCAACCTACAGCCATGCATTAATTAATTCTTCCATTTGCATAACACCACGCAGCCAGTATCAGCTCTCACACCACAAAAAACACAACTCCCCTGCACCTGTCTGCATCTGTCAGTGGTCTGAACCCTTATTCAAACATTCTCTTAATGCCATCGCTACTTGTAAGAAACCTCAGGCGATGGTATCAGTGAGCATGTTGGCTTATTAGTCCTGGGGTGCCCAATGCCAATCCATTAGAGcaactccactccaggtttaatggGTAACATGAGTTAAGCCCTTTCGGGCTAGGATTCGTTTTTCAAATGGTTCAATTTCAAATGACAAAGACTTAGATGGAAACTTTGCCCACCCTGAGTGGATTGGTACCAGTAATTGGACATTTTCAGGAATTGTAGCTTTTAACAAAATACCTGTTGTGCACAAATATGcagatttgaaaaaataaaaataaaaacatattcaaatatATGCAATTATAGCAAGTtgcattttatatacttttatatattatatatttgtgttCTATAATATTTACTGAAATACACGGTTggaaatatttgtgttttaactAATACGCCCATCTTCTGTAAATAAATTACTACTTATCATTTACAAATGAACTTATCTACATTTAATACGTTAGGCATTAATACCTAAGGTCATAAAGTTTTATATAACTGGACTTAAACACAAGCTCACGATACTGAAAGAACAGGGAAAGTGTTGAAAGTGCTACTCAGAATGTGAAGTCTGCATGCTATTTCCTGCCTTACTGGTGTAGTCAGCTGATTACACAAGTAGGGAAGTTGGAAACgggtctattttatttatttggagACGAAAATGCAGCTTTTGCATTTCAGTAAAGAGGCATTGCCAGATTCTGTCAGCACTGACATACAGAATCTAAACAAACTCAGTGAAGAGGTaagcatttaacaaaaaatagcGCAGTGTCAATTCAGTCGTTTATTTTATGTCGGGCATCCCAGAATGAGATATCGAATCTATATCGCACTAGTACAGTActaacaaataacacacaaaaacatacatgcattacaaagtactgtattgcATGTGGGTTACTTAAAGTTGTATAAGGTATGTTTTAAAAGCGGAAGATTGGGTTACGAAGCTGCCCAGTGATTTTATAATGGAAGTCACATGATCATTTTTTTACACCGTGGTTAAGGAGACGGTGGTTGCTATTATGCTACACCCTCAGAAGCTACACTAACGATAGTTGATTATAAACCCTACACTTaaacatgtgttttttctttgctgttAAGAAAACAGTTTAACCGGACCTAGACAACATTGAATTAATGTTGGATTAATGGTGAAGCAGCACCGGGGATGGACATAAGTctcctattgcataacagtttaatcaatttcaggttttactaggagcttgattagccccagtgtataggtaaagTTCAGGTGTGCCTTATATAAACGCATactaaaactaggaatggatcaaactgctatgtaccaggagtcttatttccatcactgataTCAAATATTATAGGTGTCCTCAAAGCATTGATGTTGCACAGAAATGCTTACTTATGAACACGTTACAACCTGACAAAAATACTGTATCTGAAATCTACATTGAGGAAATCGTTAAATTGGAGTTCTGTTATTCCCAGTGAATCAAATATCAGGGACAGCCGTTGCCAGTTCTTTAAGCTAcatgtggttattattattattattgttttttttgtttgcagcagTATGTAAGCCTGACAGATATTCTCTTCCGCTTCTTAACAGAACCCAAGGAGGTAAGAACATCTTTTCCAGATGAATCAGCAACATGGTGTAGTGAGAGAGGTCCTCAATTTAAAGCTTGTCTATCAAATTGACATTATCAAAGCCTATAGTGCCACACATCTAGTCCCTAAATTCAGCAAGCTTTGAACATTTAGAACGGGTCTCAGTGGAGAGCTTCAGACAAGTAGAAAGGTAAATTACACAACAAGAacatgttttctctctctctctgaaactATTTGTGTTCCTTGCgttaacaatatataaaaaagcaccatCAACATAACAATCATTTGGTGTTAAGCTTCACAGATTCAGCACAGTAATGCCATTTTGCAGTACAAGATCATCGTTGTTTTTGTAATATGCAGTTTTGTTCTTTAGACTGACAGGTTTTTGAGCCAGCTTAATGAGTTTGCCTCGGAGAATGGGATGAGTCCAGGGCCCCTCAAAAACCTGGTGAAAAGTGTCCTTCTGGTCCCCAATGGTGAGCAGTGAGAGAGCACACTGGGCATCCAAAGCAGTTTAATGCCATTCTGAGTCCATGTCCAAGTCTGTGTCATAACTGTTTGTTGTCTTTGTAGGTGCTCTGAAAAGAAATTTGACAGCTGAGCAAGTAAAGGCAGATCTCATTACCCTAGGTATGTTAAATCAAAATTCAGATTGTGTCGCAATATCTGTATCCTGTATCGTTACATAAGAAGGTAACTGGTTATTTTTGCCTTTCTTTAAAGGACTAAACGAGGACAAGGCTAGTCACTTTGCAGACCAGGTAAGCTCTAAGCTTTGTATCTATCGATCCACATATTACTAGTTTATATATTTCTAATTCTAGTGAAGCATCTAGCAAATATATGTGTTCCTTTAGTTCATTGTATTCCCAAATAGACCTTGAAATTTACTctgaactgttttgttttatcatttctgcaacataaatgtttttttattttttgggtggGGGAACGGTACAAAATCTTACCCATCTTGTTGCAATTACTATCCCAAAAAACTGCAAAAGATTTGtggctgatttaaaaaatataacccTACCGATAAAGGTGCCTACTGTATACATGTTGATTGGGTTTCCAGTTAAACGCAGTACGTTTCTTATAAATCCCAGTTATTTCCTTACCCAGTGGAAGGTCCGTTACCCTGCACTCTCCAGACTGGCAGTGGAGCAGACGCTCATGGTTAACCAGCTTGTGGACATGGAGTGGAAATTTGGAGGTACGTTCAGCTGCTTTCCAAATGCATCTTGCTTTGGGTTGTGTAGATTAGTGCAGTAACACCATGTTGAATGTAATCTTGATTTTCATGCTTTTGGGAGGGGGCGGGCATCAGGCCTCGTCAGTGATCGTATTGTgcattttaatatgaataaaacatcaACAGTACTACCTTGTGTGATAGCCCCCCTGTAAAGCATGatatggtcatggctcccatttgccctatTATCACATTCCACAGGCTCTTGCATTCTCGTTATTAGCCAGAAACCAAGTAGCAAATACTATAATCATGGCTCCTGTGTATACTAGCCCACAAAATCTATTAAGTAATATATTCTGTGTAGTGCCTTTAAGAAgataattaaatgttttaagacctgattggagaaaaaaaaaatctgtatcagTTCTTGGTAAACACATTGGTGTTGCCTCGTCTTTATGTATGTGTGTCTAGTGATCAGTTTGGAACTTGTGCACTACTTGGCAGCATTGGCAGTAATTTCTCAGAGGTGCCACCTGACTCCTGCAGA
The sequence above is drawn from the Acipenser ruthenus chromosome 29, fAciRut3.2 maternal haplotype, whole genome shotgun sequence genome and encodes:
- the LOC117429046 gene encoding COMM domain-containing protein 7-like isoform X2, giving the protein MQLLHFSKEALPDSVSTDIQNLNKLSEEYVSLTDILFRFLTEPKETDRFLSQLNEFASENGMSPGPLKNLVKSVLLVPNGALKRNLTAEQVKADLITLGLNEDKASHFADQWKVRYPALSRLAVEQTLMVNQLVDMEWKFGVTAGSSELHKVGSIFLQLKLVVRKGNATENIFMELTLPQFYSFLHEMERAKASLDCFS
- the LOC117429046 gene encoding COMM domain-containing protein 7-like isoform X1 — protein: MQLLHFSKEALPDSVSTDIQNLNKLSEEQYVSLTDILFRFLTEPKETDRFLSQLNEFASENGMSPGPLKNLVKSVLLVPNGALKRNLTAEQVKADLITLGLNEDKASHFADQWKVRYPALSRLAVEQTLMVNQLVDMEWKFGVTAGSSELHKVGSIFLQLKLVVRKGNATENIFMELTLPQFYSFLHEMERAKASLDCFS